In one window of Cydia pomonella isolate Wapato2018A chromosome 16, ilCydPomo1, whole genome shotgun sequence DNA:
- the LOC133526262 gene encoding SET domain-containing protein SmydA-8-like isoform X1 — protein MKRDRFIFNDMGLENGTSDVFEARTSEELGRYLIAARDLAPGDLVLTERPLVFGPKATVVPEATMPCVGCYKPVPTDVGERCAKCGWPVCSGNCPGLTDTRHHGAECVILSARPECVLDNMPDYYRHDALLPLRCALLQSTAPELWKKLSEMQSHMECRSPGTEAYDEANEFIVEYLMNNFINKLDEETKQKYLPDMSAEHLHVFCGIIDTNALEIRLLEGTELLALYTNTCIMEHSCIPNTKHTFSHATKDRNDFFKITVKVVVPVLKGNHITTMYSHALWGTQARRQHLKDTKYFSCRCERCADPTELGTYISAMKCLGDGDSICDGIHLPEDPLDDETDWACNKCPVKVNGSQVLMLISQMAEEIEAVEMMGGTIQMLEDLLCRLSMFLHPNHYHLYSIKHSLLQLYGRQAGYTSDEILNRKIKMCKDLIDITKKLDPGNARLSLYMAVLQHELHSALLMIVKKANGEGKPLDDLKPLISEAKTAINAALDSLKDDMEEIAGKKLFAVITESKKDFDKYYKKKKIKI, from the exons GCTCGCACTTCGGAAGAGCTCGGGCGCTACCTCATCGCGGCCCGAGACCTGGCCCCAGGGGACCTGGTTCTCACCGAACGACCCCTGGTATTTGGCCCTAAGGCCACGGTTGTACCTGAGGCCACCATGCCGTGTGTGGGATGCTACAAGCCCGTACCCACTGATGTTGGAGAGAGATGTGCTAA ATGTGGCTGGCCAGTTTGTAGTGGAAACTGCCCAGGACTGACAGACACGAGACACCATGGCGCCGAGTGCGTAATACTGAGCGCGCGACCCGAATGTGTACTTGACAACATGCCTGACTATTATAG ACATGACGCTCTGCTGCCTCTACGATGCGCGCTACTGCAGTCGACTGCACCTGAACTGTGGAAGAAGCTGTCAGAAATGCAGTCGCATATGGAGTGCCGTTCCCCTGGAACAGAAGCTTACGA TGAAGCCAACGAGTTCATCGTAGAATACCTTATGAACAACTTCATCAATAAGCTTGACGAGGAGACGAAGCAGAAATATCTTCCCGATATGTCAGCAGAACACCTTCACGTATTCTGTGGCATTATTGACACAAATGCACTCGAAATTCGCCTTCTGGAGGGTACTGAGCTACTTGCACTATACACCAATACTTGTATCATGGAACATAGTTGCATACCAAACACAAAACATACCTTTAGTCACGCGACTAAAGATAGGAATGATTTCTTTAAAATCACTGTCAAAGTTGTGGTTCCAGTGTTGAAAGGGAATCATATAACAACAATGTATAGCCATGCTTTATGGGGAACACAAGCGAGGAGACAGCATTTGAAGGATACCAAATATTTTTCCTGTCGATGTGAAAGATGTGCTGATCCAACTGAACTTGGAACCTATATCAGTGCTATGAAATGTCTAGGAGATGGAGATAGTATCTGCGACGGAATACATTTACCCGAAGACCCGTTAGATGATGAAACTGATTGGGCTTGTAATAAATGTCCAGTAAAAGTAAATGGATCACAAGTGCTTATGTTAATATCACAAATGGCTGAAGAAATAGAGGCTGTTGAAATGATGGGAGGAACAATACAGATGTTGGAAGATTTGCTTTGCAGATTATCAATGTTTCTACATCCGAATCACTATCACTTGTATTCTATAAAGCACTCCTTATTACAGCTGTATGGTCGACAAGCGGGTTACACTTCAGATGAAATCTTGAATCGAAAAATCAAAATGTGCAAGGATCTAATTGATATTACTAAGAAACTGGATCCAGGTAACGCTAGACTGAGTTTGTACATGGCTGTCTTGCAACATGAGCTACATTCTGCCTTACTTATGATTGTCAAGAAAGCCAACGGTGAAGGAAAACCTCTTGACGACTTAAAACCACTTATTTCAGAAGCTAAAACTGCTATTAACGCAGCATTGGACTCATTGAAAGATGATATGGAAGAAATAGCCGGTAAAAAGTTGTTTGCTGTAATTACTGAGAGTAAAAAGGATTTTGATAAGTATTATAAGAAAAAGAAGATCaaaatttga
- the LOC133526262 gene encoding SET domain-containing protein SmydA-8-like isoform X2 — MGLENGTSDVFEARTSEELGRYLIAARDLAPGDLVLTERPLVFGPKATVVPEATMPCVGCYKPVPTDVGERCAKCGWPVCSGNCPGLTDTRHHGAECVILSARPECVLDNMPDYYRHDALLPLRCALLQSTAPELWKKLSEMQSHMECRSPGTEAYDEANEFIVEYLMNNFINKLDEETKQKYLPDMSAEHLHVFCGIIDTNALEIRLLEGTELLALYTNTCIMEHSCIPNTKHTFSHATKDRNDFFKITVKVVVPVLKGNHITTMYSHALWGTQARRQHLKDTKYFSCRCERCADPTELGTYISAMKCLGDGDSICDGIHLPEDPLDDETDWACNKCPVKVNGSQVLMLISQMAEEIEAVEMMGGTIQMLEDLLCRLSMFLHPNHYHLYSIKHSLLQLYGRQAGYTSDEILNRKIKMCKDLIDITKKLDPGNARLSLYMAVLQHELHSALLMIVKKANGEGKPLDDLKPLISEAKTAINAALDSLKDDMEEIAGKKLFAVITESKKDFDKYYKKKKIKI, encoded by the exons GCTCGCACTTCGGAAGAGCTCGGGCGCTACCTCATCGCGGCCCGAGACCTGGCCCCAGGGGACCTGGTTCTCACCGAACGACCCCTGGTATTTGGCCCTAAGGCCACGGTTGTACCTGAGGCCACCATGCCGTGTGTGGGATGCTACAAGCCCGTACCCACTGATGTTGGAGAGAGATGTGCTAA ATGTGGCTGGCCAGTTTGTAGTGGAAACTGCCCAGGACTGACAGACACGAGACACCATGGCGCCGAGTGCGTAATACTGAGCGCGCGACCCGAATGTGTACTTGACAACATGCCTGACTATTATAG ACATGACGCTCTGCTGCCTCTACGATGCGCGCTACTGCAGTCGACTGCACCTGAACTGTGGAAGAAGCTGTCAGAAATGCAGTCGCATATGGAGTGCCGTTCCCCTGGAACAGAAGCTTACGA TGAAGCCAACGAGTTCATCGTAGAATACCTTATGAACAACTTCATCAATAAGCTTGACGAGGAGACGAAGCAGAAATATCTTCCCGATATGTCAGCAGAACACCTTCACGTATTCTGTGGCATTATTGACACAAATGCACTCGAAATTCGCCTTCTGGAGGGTACTGAGCTACTTGCACTATACACCAATACTTGTATCATGGAACATAGTTGCATACCAAACACAAAACATACCTTTAGTCACGCGACTAAAGATAGGAATGATTTCTTTAAAATCACTGTCAAAGTTGTGGTTCCAGTGTTGAAAGGGAATCATATAACAACAATGTATAGCCATGCTTTATGGGGAACACAAGCGAGGAGACAGCATTTGAAGGATACCAAATATTTTTCCTGTCGATGTGAAAGATGTGCTGATCCAACTGAACTTGGAACCTATATCAGTGCTATGAAATGTCTAGGAGATGGAGATAGTATCTGCGACGGAATACATTTACCCGAAGACCCGTTAGATGATGAAACTGATTGGGCTTGTAATAAATGTCCAGTAAAAGTAAATGGATCACAAGTGCTTATGTTAATATCACAAATGGCTGAAGAAATAGAGGCTGTTGAAATGATGGGAGGAACAATACAGATGTTGGAAGATTTGCTTTGCAGATTATCAATGTTTCTACATCCGAATCACTATCACTTGTATTCTATAAAGCACTCCTTATTACAGCTGTATGGTCGACAAGCGGGTTACACTTCAGATGAAATCTTGAATCGAAAAATCAAAATGTGCAAGGATCTAATTGATATTACTAAGAAACTGGATCCAGGTAACGCTAGACTGAGTTTGTACATGGCTGTCTTGCAACATGAGCTACATTCTGCCTTACTTATGATTGTCAAGAAAGCCAACGGTGAAGGAAAACCTCTTGACGACTTAAAACCACTTATTTCAGAAGCTAAAACTGCTATTAACGCAGCATTGGACTCATTGAAAGATGATATGGAAGAAATAGCCGGTAAAAAGTTGTTTGCTGTAATTACTGAGAGTAAAAAGGATTTTGATAAGTATTATAAGAAAAAGAAGATCaaaatttga